In the candidate division WOR-3 bacterium genome, CAGTTCCCTGAACAAGATTGCGGAAGAAAAAAAGATCAGCGGAGCGTTCTTCTTCGGTCTGGGAGTCGGCAAAAAATTGGTTCTCGGATACTTCGACGCGCGCAAAAAGTCATATATCAAAAAATTGTTCGAAGGAGAATACGAATTCGTAAGTCTATCAGGAAATATTTCCAGATTTTCAAAAGAGACGGTGATCCACGCCCATGCCGCGATCACCGATAAAAACTTCAATGCCTTCGGTG is a window encoding:
- a CDS encoding DNA-binding protein, translating into MTAKKYQHYYVVRLEKNEEIISSLNKIAEEKKISGAFFFGLGVGKKLVLGYFDARKKSYIKKLFEGEYEFVSLSGNISRFSKETVIHAHAAITDKNFNAFGGHLFHGVVPATLELIILPTGERLNRKKDRKTGLNLLDL